CGTCCGACACCTCCGTCGGGAACGTCACCGACGACTCCCTGACGTTGCCGAGGGGATCGACGGCGTAGGTCTCCGTCTTCGTCGAGTTGGCAATCGAGTCGGTGCGCACGAACCAAGCGAGTCCGCCTTGCGCCGTATATCCGTTGTGGATCGCGGCGCCGCCGTACGTGTGGACCGAGTCGGCGCGCCCCGCGGCGTCGTACGAGATCTTGGCCCATTGAATCGTGTCGGTGTCGGCGAAGCCTTCGGTGCGCCACCCCAGCGTCGCGCTCGGCGCACGATGCAACACGAACGTCATGCGCCCGTCATCGTCGTACTTCCGGATCTCGGCGACGCCGTTCGGCGAGCGCAGGCTGTCGAGACGGCCCCGCTGATCGTAGAAGTAGCTGAATGGACTCGATCCGCTCGTCGAGATCTGGTCGAGGTCACCGAAGTCGTTGTACCGATACGTCAGCGGGCCGGGGTTGCCATCGCCGATCATGTGGAACAACGCCTGCCACGGCTGACGCAGAGTGAGGCGGCGATTCTCGAGATCGTACGTGTAAAGCAACTCGTAGTCGTGCTGGCCGAACTGACCGCTCTCGGTCGCGATCCGCTGGACCTCGCGGCGAAGCGTACCGCCGACGTTGTATTCGCGATCGACGGTCGCGTACGCGTTCGCGGCCTCGCGAACGTTGCCCAGCGCGTCGTACTCGAACGTTTCGACGCCGCCGGGCGTCGACGTCGTCCCGAGGAGGGACGTCGTCACGCTGGTTTGATCGAGCGTCCGCGTCTTCAATCGATTCAGAGTGTCGTAGGTCAGAGTCACGCCATGGCCACGGCGGTCCTCGGTGTACGTCACGTTCACGCCGTCGCCATAGACCGTCGTGTCCCGGTGTTGGTCCGGCGCGACCTCGCGGCGCTTGCGGTGCGCGGCGTCGTAGGCCCACGTCGTCGTGAGCGCGCTGATGCCGTTCGGATTCGGGTTCACACGACGCGTGAGCGACAAGACGTTGCCCTCACCGTCGTATGACTTCGAGACGATCAGCGAATCGCGCAGGCTTTCGTCATACGTGCCCGCGATGCCAGACGTCATGACGGCGCGCGGACCGCTCGTGAAGACGAACAGGTCGCGATCCATGATGTCGTACTTCGTCTGCGCCACGACCACGTGCTGCTGCGCGGCGTCGAGCGGCGAGCGCGTCACCGAGTCGCGGCCGATGGCGTCGCGATCGAAGAAGGTCGTGATCCCGAGCGCGCTGCGCGTGCTCGAGACGTTGCCCAACCGAGCGTCATAGAAAATACGGCTCGAATCGGAGGCACCGCGCTCGAACACCGAGGTCGCGCGGTTCGATGCGTCGTAGTTGAACGTCGCCATCCGTGCCGACGCACCGCGGCCGCTGCTCTGCGTCTTTCGGTTGCCGCGCTGGTCGTAGGTGAAGCTCGTGAGCTCGCCCTCCGGCGCGACCGTGCTGTCAGGCTCGTCCCAGATCGGATTCCAGAATGTCCGCGTCGTGGCGACGCGGGCGTCGTCGACACGCGTGATGCCGCGGACTGGAAGCGCGCGCAGGAGGTCGTATTCGGTGCTGTCCATCGCGCCGCCCGGCCTGTCTACCTTCGTCACGAGCAGAGGCAGCGACGACAGGCCGCGACTGACGAGCGTCGTGCGGCCAAGCCCGTCCACGATCTTTCGCGGAGCGCCATAGCGCGTGAGATAGAACGCGGTCGTGTCGAGAATATCTCGACGCGGGCTCGTGTACTTCGTTCGCACGGCCGAAGTGTCGACCACGCCCGGCGCGCACGCCGCGAGCGTCGTCGCTTGCGCCGGACAGAACGCCGACGCGAGCGGAGCTTCGCCGCTCAGATCAACCGTGTCGGCGACGAGCAGCCGCGACGCGGGGTCGAAACCGAAATGCACGGCGTGGCTCATCGGATCGACGCGAGCGACGATCTGCTCGTTCGCATCATAGAAGAAGCTCACGGGGCTGAGATCCGGGTCGGTGATCGACGAGACACGATTCGGCTCGACGTTGTCGCGCGCGATGGACACCATCCGCACGCCATTCGGCCCCTGCGGCGCGCTCACGCTGGAGAGAACCGGTAGGCTTCCGACAATCGTGAACTGGAACTGATACGCCACCGCCGCGGCACCGGGCGGCACCGGCACCGCGACCGTCGTGAGCTTGCCTCCCGCGCCGAGTCGGCCGCCGAGGTACGTGAACGTCGTGCGGTGGCGGAGCGCGTTGACTGTCGTGTCCTGCTGCCCCGCCGCGTCGTACGTGACGTAGGCGCTGTCGCGCAGGCGGCGCTTGTAGCCGCCCGTGGTGTGATAGAGGGTGTCCTGACGGTCGAGCGAAGGAGCGACGACCCATTTCGCGTCGCCGCTGTTGGGCACCTTCGAGTAGAGGCGCGTGCTGCCGTCGCCGCCGACCCAGAGCCGCTGCGATGAATCCGGCGTCGTGATGCTGATCTGCTCGAGGCCGTCGAGCCACCATCCGCGACCGAATGGGCTGTTCACACGATTCACGACGGCGATTATCCCCGTATCGCGCGCCACCGCGAGAACGGTCGAGCCGCTCATCGCTTGCACCTGGAAGACGTAGGTATACGCGCCCGTCTCCCAGTCCGGCGCCTCGAAGCGCACCGCGATGCGGCGCGGCCGTCCGTCCGACAACGTTCCGCTCCACGAGAAATCGCGCTGCACACTCACCGCGGACTTGGCTGGGAAAGTGAGCGTTGCCCGTACAACGCTCGCGGTGATCGACGCGGGCACGGTCACCTCGGCGGCGATGACGCCGCCCGGGCGAGCATGGTCGCTGCCAAAGACGAGCGTCGGCGTTCGCGCCTTTCCCATCGTCGTCGTCGTGGGCAACGAGTGCACGAGACGAAGATCTCCGCATTCGTACGCTGCGCCCGTTGCGGCGGCGATCGTCAGGCATTGCGCGCGGGACACGTTGCCGTCGGGGTTCAGGGTGCGCGCTCGCACGGCGAGCGTCGTCGGCGCAGGCACTGAAACGGTGCGCGTGCCGCTGACATTCACCGAGCCGTCGGCGCTGTAAACGTTCAGCGAGACTGTGCCGACAGAGCCCGCGTCTCCCGACTGGTAGCTGACGACGACCTGCGACTGTCCGCCGGTGGCGAGACTGCTGGTGGAACCGGTGAGTCCGGCGGTGCTCGCGCACGACGTCACCGAGCCCGAACACACGACAGCGAACGAGAATGACGCCGTCACTCCCCCGGTGTTGGTGATCGTGAACGTGACGGTCTGCGCGCTGTGCGCCGGCGGAGAGACCTGGTCGTTCGCCGGCGCGACGCTCGCCGCGATCGTCGGGCTCGTGCTCGCGGAGAGGAGAATCGTTCCGACGGACTGGCGCCCGCTCTCGACTTGAGTCCCGAACAGCTCGATGAAGTTCGGCCCATCCGTGGGCCCCGTCGCGTCGTAGCCGATGGTGACGCTGCCCGTCGCACCGGCGGCGAGGACGAAGGGACTCGAGGGACCGTGCGCGAAGCGGCAGTTCTGCGCGAATCCGTGACAGGCGGGCAGATACTGATACGAGCCGCTCATCGTGCCGGTGTTGATCACGGAGAACGTGACCTCGTGGTACGCGACCGACCGATCCACCGTGACCGTGAGCGGGGCGCCCACGCTTGGCGTGATCCCGATGCCCAGATCCGGCGATTTCGTGAACACCTGCATCGACGCGCTGGCGCTCGACACCGAACCGTCCGAGGCGTGAAACGTCGCGGTCAGCGTGATCTGGCCGGAGACGTTCGGCGCCATCGGAGCACGCGGCGTCACGTAGACTGTCGCCAGCTGTCCAGGCGCGAGCTGGAGCGAGGTCAGCGCGCCAGCCGCGGGGTCGTCGAGGTCATAGACCGCCCAGCCGAACGGCCACGTGAAGCCGCCCGCGGTGACAGAACTGAAGTCGTACGCCGCCGGGAGTGTACCGGTGTTCCAAAGATCGAAGAAGTAGCCCGAGATGTAGCCGGGCTCGATCGTCACCGACGGCGCGTCGGCGACGAGCGACGGCACGGCGTGCGATGCGATCTGCGCGAGCGTCGCGACGACGCTGCCCGTGTCGGCGACCGAGTGGTTGCTCGCGTCCGTGTACGTGGCACGCAGGCCAATCGTCGCCGACGGCCCCATGGCCGAGGTGGGCGTGAAGGTGACGACCGCGGAGTCGGTCGCGCCCGGGGCGAGCGTCGACGAGGTCTTGCTGATCTGGCAGGTCAGCGAGGGACAGACCACGGCCAGTTGGAACGCGGCGCTCGCGACGCCGGCATTTCGGACGGTGAACGTGCGCTGCGCGGAAATGCCCGCGAATACATCCAGCGAAAGATTCTTGGGCGTGACCTCCGGTCTGAAATCACTCAGCACGGGCAGCGAATAGGTAAGGCTCGCGCTCGATGTCGAGACGTGACCGGCTGCGTCGGTCGCTGACGCGCCGATGCTGTGCGCGCCGGTAGACATCGAAAAATTCGGATATGTAGACGTGCCCGCCGCGGCGCATCCCGAAGCCGACGATGCGGCGAAGACATCAGGCAGCGCGACGCCATCAAACGTCACGCTGTGAGCTTGCAACCCACTCTCCGCGTCGCACCATTGAATCGTGATCGTCGGCGGAGAGGCCGACGTCACGGTACCAGTTGGCGATATCGCGATGGTCGGCGGCGTGGCATCGACGACGACGGACGTGGACGCGCTCGCGGTGATGGCGTGTCCCGTGACGCCCGTGATTGTCGCCGAGAGCGTGACGATCGCGGTTCCGCTCGAGGCGCCGGCCATGAACGACACGGCGACGGTCGCGGTCTGGCCGGCAGCCAACGAGACCGAGCTCTGAGAGAGTGAGCACCCGGAGACCGGCATCGTGCAACCGGCGACGAGCGCATAGGTCGCGGTGAGCGATCCCGGGTTGCGAACGGTGAACGTGTCCGCGGCGGTTGACTGAGCCGCCCGCGTCCGCGACGGCGTGACCGCGACGATGGCCGGCGTGAGCTCGACGGCCTCATCGTACACGAACGTTCGAGTCGACGTCGTCGTGTGCACGCCGTCGCTCACGGTCGCCACGAGCGTGTTGGTCCC
This genomic stretch from Gemmatimonadaceae bacterium harbors:
- a CDS encoding RHS repeat-associated core domain-containing protein, producing MLQTIVVVPVNGTVLTSGTISPLQVVWCDPTNSMVAHTITWQGQPLTGETFSWSSTRGCGNQWTSSFQHVTVDFTKPLTIVASATDRSGQVTTTTTTYTMSANLVHILVAAATTQTATVRRGATGSMTFTVTNSGTVALPLTLAPSCGSMTSCATSPASMTLGGGSSQNVTVSFLAPTGYSVANTVSLTATVTAGGQNIARSASASVRTPDAEPWVNPKAAAGASVVVEGGQPSSVNFTGGSNPTNASGAYALSMRCPASWYCDVDPPEIELPWYGTGVSASVTPPASLGNSTASPVTIQMIASLLDGATIVAADTGIVQAYLAYHTPRLSPKTTAAAATNGMLHTDSFSLTNSGNAAATYTLSGVCGSLGSNGCTTNVPSITLAPGASGSVSVSYTPPTSGAISGTVKLIAKRQAGSLIEADTASVAVTSGDVNPPTIGVTPSEGAVLTTRAVNSVVTVCDVDGIVTAPALTVNGSAASGSFVMATQSGCATAGSTVFGINAQPGTNTLVATVSDGVHTTTSTRTFVYDEAVELTPAIVAVTPSRTRAAQSTAADTFTVRNPGSLTATYALVAGCTMPVSGCSLSQSSVSLAAGQTATVAVSFMAGASSGTAIVTLSATITGVTGHAITASASTSVVVDATPPTIAISPTGTVTSASPPTITIQWCDAESGLQAHSVTFDGVALPDVFAASSASGCAAAGTSTYPNFSMSTGAHSIGASATDAAGHVSTSSASLTYSLPVLSDFRPEVTPKNLSLDVFAGISAQRTFTVRNAGVASAAFQLAVVCPSLTCQISKTSSTLAPGATDSAVVTFTPTSAMGPSATIGLRATYTDASNHSVADTGSVVATLAQIASHAVPSLVADAPSVTIEPGYISGYFFDLWNTGTLPAAYDFSSVTAGGFTWPFGWAVYDLDDPAAGALTSLQLAPGQLATVYVTPRAPMAPNVSGQITLTATFHASDGSVSSASASMQVFTKSPDLGIGITPSVGAPLTVTVDRSVAYHEVTFSVINTGTMSGSYQYLPACHGFAQNCRFAHGPSSPFVLAAGATGSVTIGYDATGPTDGPNFIELFGTQVESGRQSVGTILLSASTSPTIAASVAPANDQVSPPAHSAQTVTFTITNTGGVTASFSFAVVCSGSVTSCASTAGLTGSTSSLATGGQSQVVVSYQSGDAGSVGTVSLNVYSADGSVNVSGTRTVSVPAPTTLAVRARTLNPDGNVSRAQCLTIAAATGAAYECGDLRLVHSLPTTTTMGKARTPTLVFGSDHARPGGVIAAEVTVPASITASVVRATLTFPAKSAVSVQRDFSWSGTLSDGRPRRIAVRFEAPDWETGAYTYVFQVQAMSGSTVLAVARDTGIIAVVNRVNSPFGRGWWLDGLEQISITTPDSSQRLWVGGDGSTRLYSKVPNSGDAKWVVAPSLDRQDTLYHTTGGYKRRLRDSAYVTYDAAGQQDTTVNALRHRTTFTYLGGRLGAGGKLTTVAVPVPPGAAAVAYQFQFTIVGSLPVLSSVSAPQGPNGVRMVSIARDNVEPNRVSSITDPDLSPVSFFYDANEQIVARVDPMSHAVHFGFDPASRLLVADTVDLSGEAPLASAFCPAQATTLAACAPGVVDTSAVRTKYTSPRRDILDTTAFYLTRYGAPRKIVDGLGRTTLVSRGLSSLPLLVTKVDRPGGAMDSTEYDLLRALPVRGITRVDDARVATTRTFWNPIWDEPDSTVAPEGELTSFTYDQRGNRKTQSSGRGASARMATFNYDASNRATSVFERGASDSSRIFYDARLGNVSSTRSALGITTFFDRDAIGRDSVTRSPLDAAQQHVVVAQTKYDIMDRDLFVFTSGPRAVMTSGIAGTYDESLRDSLIVSKSYDGEGNVLSLTRRVNPNPNGISALTTTWAYDAAHRKRREVAPDQHRDTTVYGDGVNVTYTEDRRGHGVTLTYDTLNRLKTRTLDQTSVTTSLLGTTSTPGGVETFEYDALGNVREAANAYATVDREYNVGGTLRREVQRIATESGQFGQHDYELLYTYDLENRRLTLRQPWQALFHMIGDGNPGPLTYRYNDFGDLDQISTSGSSPFSYFYDQRGRLDSLRSPNGVAEIRKYDDDGRMTFVLHRAPSATLGWRTEGFADTDTIQWAKISYDAAGRADSVHTYGGAAIHNGYTAQGGLAWFVRTDSIANSTKTETYAVDPLGNVRESSVTFPTEVSDGIHQYDQLTGRLQSIKKTNTGPDDFIQLTQYDQAGNQILTSQARFVPDKTGHVAVPIETDAQFAYDANGRMRFYTERPQPHPGVEVFPEEEYSDQETRYDALGRRVWVKTRHIPTIPSGECGEFCSVERFVWDGDQLLAEFRMPDSIAELDTALVYNLVQPSNDILNPTPPVRQYSWLWGQVLYTHGLGMDQPLAVHRSGAGVDTLDLSSFAMYPLHDWRGNATAIAFAGGRPLYNGNVAYTPPLPTDENKLLTAYRERTHDSRRVTSWMGSLLTGQMTAMGLEYRRNRYYDPKSGRFTQEDPIGLGGGLNLYGFGGGDPVNYSDPFGLCVWDLCIGESYATALAAAGLATLVAAAYVDLTNKFGPPSNWFNIEIPTMWSSRSSTSGETSAAAGGRAAHKAWDAGQGFQKEQRLPSGKRCDAYNPETCVIKELKPDNERAKRRGAKQLEDYKKELEEQTGKAHKTTLETYRLKQP